A single genomic interval of Suncus etruscus isolate mSunEtr1 chromosome 10, mSunEtr1.pri.cur, whole genome shotgun sequence harbors:
- the LOC126020218 gene encoding inactive tyrosine-protein kinase transmembrane receptor ROR1-like, whose product MGPSEIPVGCVQDSKDSKEKNKMEILYILVPSVAIPLAIALLFFFICVCRNNQKSASPPVQRQPKHVRGQNVEMSMLNAYKPKSKAKELPLSAVRFMEELGECAFGNIYKGHLYLPGMDHAQLVAIKTLKDCNNPQQWTEFQQEASLMAELHHPNIVCLLGAVTQEQPVCMLFEYMNQGDLHEFLIMRSPHSDVGCSSDEDGTVKSSLDHGDFLHIAIQIAAGMEYLSSHFFVHKDLAARNILIGEQLHVKISDLGISREIYSADYYRVQTKSLLPIRWMAPEAILYGKFSSDSDIWSFGVVLWEIFSFGLQPYYGFSNQEVIEMVRKRQLLPCSEDCPPRMYGLMTECWNEIPARRPRFKDIHLRLRSWEGLSSHTSSTTPSGGNATTQTTSLSASPVSNLSNPRYPNYMFPGQAIPAQGQIAGFIGAPIPQNQRFIPINGYPIPPGYAAFPAAHYQPPGPPRVIQHCPPPKSRSPSSASGSTSTGHVTSLPSSGSNQEANIPLLPHMSMPNHPGGMGITVFGNKSQKPYKIDSKQPSLLGDSNIHGHTESMISAEL is encoded by the exons ATGGGTCCCAGTGAAATACca gttggctgtgtgcaagattcAAAGGATTCCAAGGAAAAGAATAAGATGGAAATCCTGTACATTCTGGTGCCCAGCGTCGCCATCCCCTTGGCcattgctttgcttttctttttcatctgcGTCTGCCGAAACAACCAGAAATCGGCATCCCCGCCAGTCCAGAGACAGCCCAAGCATGTCCGAGGCCAGAACGTGGAGATGTCTATGCTGAATGCCTACAAACCCAAGAGCAAAGCCAAAGAGCTGCCCCTTTCTGCTGTACGTTTCATGGAAGAATTGGGCGAATGTGCCTTTGGGAATATCTATAAGGGCCATCTCTATCTCCCAGGCATGGACCACGCTCAGTTGGTGGCGATCAAGACCCTGAAAGACTGTAACAACCCGCAGCAATGGACAGAATTTCAGCAGGAAGCCTCGTTGATGGCGGAGCTCCACCACCCCAATATTGTCTGCCTGTTGGGTGCTGTCACCCAGGAGCAACCCGTGTGCATGTTGTTTGAGTATATGAATCAGGGTGACTTGCACGAGTTTCTTATCATGCGCTCCCCACATTCCGACGTGGGCTGCAGCAGTGATGAAGATGGGACCGTGAAATCCAGCCTGGACCACGGAGATTTCCTCCACATCGCCATCCAGATAGCAGCAGGCATGGAATATCTGTCCAGTCACTTCTTCGTGCACAAGGACCTGGCCGCTCGCAATATCCTGATAGGAGAGCAGTTGCATGTCAAGATCTCCGACCTGGGCATATCCCGAGAGATTTACTCTGCCGACTATTACCGGGTGCAGACCAAGTCCTTGCTTCCCATTCGTTGGATGGCCCCAGAGGCCATCCTATATGGCAAATTCTCCTCCGACTCCGACATCTGGTCCTTTGGGGTGGTATTGTGGGAGATCTTCAGCTTCGGCCTGCAGCCCTATTATGGATTCAGCAACCAAGAAGTGATCGAGATGGTGAGGAAGCGACAGCTGCTACCTTGCTCAGAAGATTGCCCTCCTCGTATGTATGGTCTCATGACCGAATGCTGGAATGAGATCCCGGCTCGCAGACCCCGCTTCAAAGACATTCACCTTCGCCTGCGCTCCTGGGAAGGCCTTTCCAGCCATACCAGCTCCACCACACCATCAGGGGGCAATGCCACCACGCAGACCACCTCCCTCAGTGCCAGTCCCGTGAGTAACCTCAGTAACCCTCGCTACCCCAACTACATGTTCCCCGGCCAGGCCATTCCAGCCCAGGGCCAGATTGCTGGTTTCATCGGTGCCCCCATTCCGCAGAACCAACGCTTCATCCCCATCAATGGGTACCCCATTCCTCCAGGATATGCCGCCTTCCCAGCAGCACACTATCAGCCTCCGGGGCCTCCCCGAGTTATCCAGCATTGTCCACCCCCCAAGAGTCGCTCCCCTAGCAGTGCCAGTGGTTCCACCAGCACGGGCCATGTCACCAGCTTGCCCTCGTCAGGCTCCAATCAGGAAGCTAATATTCCTTTGCTTCCACATATGTCGATGCCAAACCATCCCGGAGGAATGGGCATCACCGTGTTCGGCAACAAATCACAAAAGCCCTACAAAATAGACTCGAAGCAGCCCTCTTTGCTAGGAGACTCCAATATCCATGGACATACCGAATCCATGATTTCTGCAGAACTGTAA